The genomic region TGATCTCAGAGCGACAACCCCCGcttcttaaaatgctttatttgtaaATGGGCAATCACTGCTttacataggggaaaaaaaaaaaaatcctggtaaaAGTACCTTGACAAATCTTCAAGGCTGAGATAaatggaaggaggagggaaaaagtaACCAAAACGaacaatataaaaagaaatggggagaaagatggggagaaagatggggagagggaaagaCAGAGTGGGGAGTGGCAACAGGGCTGGAACCAGCTGCCCCTCCTGGGTGAGGGCACGTTAGTCCAAGGGGAAATGAACATTtgaggacagagagggaaggagccccagagcAGAGGGGGTTTTGCCACTGCGGCATTTAGGGCAGGGGGCCCCTCAAGGGGCCGCGCGGCGGCACCCCGGGGGGCCTCTGTGCAggccgggggggcagggggactcTCTGGTAGCCgtagggcggggggcgagggggaccATTGTACCCATGAGGAGGCATCAGCGGAGGAGGGCCACGCATCCCGTGGTGCGGCATGGGGCCTGGGTGACCTGCGGGGATAGAGCACAGGCGTTAGCAACCTCTGCAGGGAGAGGTGGAAACAGCCGtttcccacccccaaaaccccaccctTGGGTGCCAGCACTACCCGGGGCCCATGGTTTGGGCCAACACTCTCCCTTGTTCCCCCTCTACCAGCAGGTCCTGGAGAAAGAGCCTCCCTTAGGACCCCTCCACCTCCCACGTCTGGTGGAGAGGACGGGTCTCAGGAACCCTCCCCGTTGGCATATCCCCATTGCCATCCCGACGTGAGAGACGGGACATCACCAGAGAGCGTGGAGGCTCACATCACAACGAATGTGAGGAAAGCCCCGGGAAACCCTGGCTCAGTGGCTCGCACCTGCCAGGTCTTGCTCCAGAACACCTCTCCGCGGGGAGGCCGTGGTGtcacctcctccctgtccccgctAAAACTAGGAACGAGGGAGGGTGCGGGGCCGAAGCGAGCGCTGAACTCGACCAAGCGCATACGATCGAGAGAAAAGAACACATACCGCCACTTGCAGGCACCCACTTACCCATGGGCGACCCAAAATGAGGTCCTCGGGGTGGCATACCCATGGGTGGGGGTCCAGGGTGAGGCATGCCAGGTGGGGGCCGTGGGGGAGGCTGGCCTCCGGAGCCTGGGGGTCCTGGGTGATGCTGGCCCATCCCGGGTGGCCCATGGTGAACTTGCATGGGAGGCATTCCTGGAGGAATAACGAGTCAAGGGACGTTGGCAGCGAGAGCAGATGCTCGGTACGGCAGCTCCGGGCACCTGCAGCCCCGAGGGACACTAAATCCAGCTGCACGGTTACAACACTAGGGCTGCAAAGGGAGTTCCGCTACCAAAAGGGAGGTTAAAGAGGGGAAAGTACAAAGCTCTCTGACAGTAGGCAACAGGAAcaggctgcagcagaggaaaCGCTGCTTGGATGTAAGCGTGTGGGGGAGAAAGACGTGACAGCAAGTGTGGCGCAGCCCTGGGAATCAGGGAGAAATCACCACCCTTGGAGATTTTGGACAAGTTCCCTGAGCAACCCAACTTTGAAGCTCTGAAGCAAGAGTGGCCTGGGTCCCtccaaatatacttttttttaccaTCCTCTTATttcatccctttaaaaaaaaaaacaaacacggaTTCTTTACTCCTCATCAGAAACCCAcgcagctctgcagggcaggcagTGTGGAAGCGGCTCGGTCAGGCTTTCCTTTGCCATGCGTAATTGGCTACTCTAAAGCCTGAAAAGCCAGCTTGTAATCGGGGACAAGCAGCAGCCATCTGGTCACTCACACGGCCAGAGCCACGATCACACAAAGCACGCTAATCAGCCAGCACGGGAGAGCGTCTCAGTGCAGGGGTCATTTTACAGCAGGCAggattaaacaaaacaaaaaaaaaaaaattaaattgcaaatttcacttaatttttgcatttgaaaCCAGAATCTAGATGTATACGCTGCTCATTCCCCAGTACTACAGGGctaaaaatggaaggaaatcaAAGCAACATTTTGTTCTCATGTCTTGAATTAGCTCCTGCCTGGCAGAGACGCAGACTGTGCTAAGAAGGTTCACACTTAACGTATTAATTTACACTAGAGAAAAATGATGATGGCTTGGAATCTCGTTAACATCCTCCCAGACAGAACAGAGCCCAAGACCTTAAAAGCCTGCACCATGACAGACCCTGCCTTCCCGCGTCCCGCGCCTTCACAGCTCAAGGAAACTAATGTCTTGACCCGCCTGGATGCCTCCCAGAAGGGCACTGCTTGGTAAACTACCAAAGTGCTTCATAAATCCCACTGGGCCCCGCTCCAGGctattttttaacacattttagaACATCCAGGAGAGAAACCCAGAAAGCAGGCACGGCACCACTGACGTGACGTACTTGCTCCTACACAGACCCGCTCTTTTCCTCACCAGGCTGCCCCGTGCCGCAGAGCGCAATGTTTCGGGGAAAAATGTCATATTCAGTCCCTTACAGAGGATGGCAACAGTTTTCTCCCCATTttcatagaaccatggaatggtcTGGGTGGCAAGGGACTTtgaagatcacccagtcccatccccctgccccggccagggacacctcccaccagcccaggttgctccaagcccggccttgaacccctccagggatggggcagccacagcttctctgggcaacctgggccaggggctcacccccctcacagcaaagaacttcttacttatatctaatctaaattttacagaagagaaaCCTCAAGGATGAAAAAGGAGGGGGTGACTTACCGAAGCCCACCCCCGAGAAGGAGACGACAAGCGACATTTCCCGATCCTGATcccatgcttacctggatggtgCATCCCACCCggagggaaggggtgggggtgaggtgggtGTCCCCCAGTGGGTGCAGCCCCGGAaggggggccgggggcacccgcaccAGGTGGCATGGGTGGGGGTGGCATGGCAGGAGGCATTCCGGGAGGCATCGCTCCGGGGGGCGGCACCGGCGGGGGGAATGATCCTGGGGGTGGGAGACCTGGGAAGAGAGATGGTTTGAATTCAGTTcagtataaaaacaaaaaaaaaaaaacaaaaaccaaaaaaaccctcccaggCAATTGGGATGGAGGTGAAAGCACAAAGAGACACTGGAACcataagaaaacccacaaaacacaacacaaaaaagaagTGGGATCCTTCCACTCAGCCCTGGGACAGCGTAGGTCGGGCTGCcacagggagggaagaggaactCCTAAGGTCCTGCCAGCTCGTAATCCTACAGCTCCACGGAGGGTTTTGTACTGACTGTCACCAAAGAGCACCCACGCGGCGCAGTGACACTGCCCTGGGCCCCCCCCATGACAAGGAGTGGCTCCACACAAGGCACCAGGACCAGCGGTGGACGGGCACAACAGCCAACGGGGCACAGAGATGGGCACTGCCATCATTTACCCACCTGGAGGGGTGACGCCAGGTCCCAGGGAGGCGACAACAGGagtggggacagagggaggaggaggagcgtcGGCAAAGAGCTGATGGGGCCGATCCGCCTGCGAGAgcgggttctgggctgccaggagACGCTCAGCAGCAGAGCCGTGCCGCTCGCCTTTGGAATCTTTTTTGAAGGCATAGGAAACGGTGATGGGCCTGTTGCAGAGGTACTGTCCGTTCATGGCCTCAATGGCAGCGTCTGAAGCATCGAAGCTGGCAAAGTTGATGAAGGCATAACCCTTGGAGTTGCCCGTGTCAGGGTCTCGCATGATCTTGGGTGTCTGCAGGATGACCCCAAAGGCGCTGAAGGTGTCGTACAACAGCTTCTCATCAATTTCAGGATCCAGGTTACCGATGAAGATGTTGGCCCCCACGTCCAGGTTTTTATTGTGGGCTGAGGCTTTGTTCACTCGAATCGGCTTGCCATACAACTTGATCATGTTCATGATCTTGATGGCATAA from Rissa tridactyla isolate bRisTri1 chromosome 23, bRisTri1.patW.cur.20221130, whole genome shotgun sequence harbors:
- the SF3B4 gene encoding splicing factor 3B subunit 4 isoform X2; the protein is MAAGPISERNQDATVYVGGLDEKVSEPLLWELFLQAGPVVNTHMPKDRVTGQHQGYGFVEFLSEEDADYAIKIMNMIKLYGKPIRVNKASAHNKNLDVGANIFIGNLDPEIDEKLLYDTFSAFGVILQTPKIMRDPDTGNSKGYAFINFASFDASDAAIEAMNGQYLCNRPITVSYAFKKDSKGERHGSAAERLLAAQNPLSQADRPHQLFADAPPPPSVPTPVVASLGPGVTPPGLPPPGSFPPPVPPPGAMPPGMPPAMPPPPMPPGAGAPGPPSGAAPTGGHPPHPHPFPPGGMHHPGMPPMQVHHGPPGMGQHHPGPPGSGGQPPPRPPPGMPHPGPPPMGMPPRGPHFGSPMGHPGPMPHHGMRGPPPLMPPHGYNGPPRPPPYGYQRVPLPPRPAQRPPGVPPRGPLRGPLP
- the SF3B4 gene encoding splicing factor 3B subunit 4 isoform X1, with translation MAAGPISERNQDATVYVGGLDEKVSEPLLWELFLQAGPVVNTHMPKDRVTGQHQGYGFVEFLSEEDADYAIKIMNMIKLYGKPIRVNKASAHNKNLDVGANIFIGNLDPEIDEKLLYDTFSAFGVILQTPKIMRDPDTGNSKGYAFINFASFDASDAAIEAMNGQYLCNRPITVSYAFKKDSKGERHGSAAERLLAAQNPLSQADRPHQLFADAPPPPSVPTPVVASLGPGVTPPGLPPPGSFPPPVPPPGAMPPGMPPAMPPPPMPPGAGAPGPPSGAAPTGGHPPHPHPFPPGGMHHPGMPPMQVHHGPPGMGQHHPGPPGSGGQPPPRPPPGMPHPGPPPMGMPPRGPHFGSPMGKWVPASGGHPGPMPHHGMRGPPPLMPPHGYNGPPRPPPYGYQRVPLPPRPAQRPPGVPPRGPLRGPLP